In a single window of the Desulfallas thermosapovorans DSM 6562 genome:
- a CDS encoding transposase: protein PDRMKRKLRTQKGRAKYALRKQTVEPVFGQIKEARGFRRFLLRGLDLVRGEWVLLCLTHNILKLFGNKKKLAW, encoded by the coding sequence CCTGATCGTATGAAAAGGAAGTTGCGAACCCAAAAAGGACGGGCAAAATATGCCTTGCGAAAACAAACAGTTGAGCCTGTTTTTGGCCAAATTAAGGAAGCCCGGGGTTTTCGAAGATTTCTTCTCCGCGGGCTCGACTTGGTGCGCGGAGAATGGGTCCTTCTATGCCTTACGCACAACATTTTGAAGCTATTTGGAAATAAAAAGAAGTTGGCTTGGTAA
- a CDS encoding spore coat protein, giving the protein MNAQFYQQQGQVMPEPPSVNSTKDHLYLKDALSWELTAMKMLHHGARNCTDPEIRDYLNRAGQMHQMHYQILLNHLNPANTTSH; this is encoded by the coding sequence ATGAATGCACAATTTTACCAGCAACAGGGACAGGTTATGCCCGAGCCGCCCAGTGTAAATAGCACCAAGGATCATCTTTACCTGAAGGACGCCCTGTCCTGGGAACTTACCGCCATGAAAATGCTCCATCATGGTGCCCGCAACTGCACAGACCCGGAAATCCGGGATTACCTGAACCGGGCCGGCCAAATGCATCAAATGCACTATCAAATTTTATTGAATCATTTAAACCCCGCCAATACCACCAGTCACTAA
- a CDS encoding spore coat protein translates to MFNQQQYMMSMPGSQHIPPQGMQNRQNMPGGQQNQNMIKNPQSHLVPEVKSARINDRDTLNFALSQEKYITDSLNVFAREASHRQLHNDIMRIFNETHAMTRELFDLMFRKGWYTLEAEQPQKLAQTYQQFSQYSTQFPYPVYQ, encoded by the coding sequence ATGTTTAATCAACAACAATACATGATGAGCATGCCGGGCAGCCAGCACATTCCACCCCAGGGTATGCAGAACCGGCAAAATATGCCGGGCGGCCAGCAGAACCAAAATATGATTAAAAACCCCCAGTCCCACCTGGTGCCCGAAGTAAAGAGCGCCCGCATCAATGACCGGGACACCTTGAATTTCGCCCTGTCCCAGGAAAAATATATCACGGACAGTTTGAATGTTTTCGCCCGTGAAGCCAGCCACAGGCAGCTGCACAACGATATCATGCGTATTTTCAATGAAACCCATGCCATGACCCGGGAGTTGTTTGACCTGATGTTCAGAAAAGGCTGGTACACCCTGGAAGCCGAACAGCCGCAAAAACTGGCCCAAACCTATCAACAATTCAGCCAGTACAGCACCCAGTTTCCTTATCCCGTGTACCAGTAG
- a CDS encoding glycosyl hydrolase family 18 protein, translated as MTSRWKKLLPMALTVFFMFSLIISVPASQAALPLKQGHRGADVLTLQRQLQTLGYFHTNPTGYFGPITANAVVKLQADHKLKVDGIVGPQTSQLINNLLGYNTPPSNTPTAKLNKEVLGFYVGDEYSIPSSYATLDKQRDKITSIAPFWYRLDRNKPGQLEQYGNDTPQEIRQVLKLAKENNIKNYALVHNLLYGKTSAGKDILHTVLVNPNTRWTLVMNIFNLLKEKGFDGVCVDIENMHAWDRELYNQFLAELSAQLKPAGFEIIVCVPAKTTDRVTGGWGDNFDFTKVGRYADMVAVMAYDEHSAGSKAGPIASRAYVDRVIKYALTKLPPEKILLGVAGYGFDWNYGLGNSRYLSYQMAMATARKYQKSIQWDNGSQAPYFSYTDQNGHWHSVYFENSSSLACKLDAVNSYNLRGIALWRLGMEDPDSWRVIASKFGK; from the coding sequence ATGACATCACGTTGGAAAAAACTTCTTCCTATGGCCCTTACTGTTTTTTTCATGTTTTCCCTCATCATCAGTGTCCCCGCCTCCCAGGCTGCACTACCCCTAAAACAAGGGCACCGGGGTGCAGATGTGCTGACCCTGCAGCGGCAATTGCAAACTCTGGGTTATTTTCACACCAACCCCACCGGTTATTTCGGCCCCATCACCGCCAATGCCGTGGTAAAACTACAGGCTGATCACAAATTAAAAGTAGACGGCATAGTGGGCCCGCAAACAAGTCAACTAATTAACAACTTACTGGGATACAATACACCGCCTTCAAACACCCCCACGGCCAAGCTTAACAAGGAAGTGCTGGGTTTTTACGTTGGCGATGAGTACTCAATACCATCTTCTTATGCCACCCTAGACAAGCAAAGAGACAAAATAACTTCCATAGCACCATTCTGGTACAGGCTGGACAGAAACAAACCCGGCCAACTGGAACAGTACGGCAACGACACACCGCAAGAAATCAGGCAGGTGCTTAAACTGGCCAAGGAAAACAATATCAAAAACTACGCACTGGTACATAACCTGCTTTACGGTAAAACTTCCGCAGGTAAAGATATATTGCACACGGTCCTGGTCAACCCGAACACCCGCTGGACACTGGTGATGAATATATTTAACCTGCTGAAAGAAAAGGGTTTTGACGGCGTGTGCGTGGATATTGAAAATATGCACGCCTGGGACAGGGAACTGTATAACCAGTTCCTGGCTGAGTTATCCGCCCAGCTGAAACCCGCAGGTTTTGAAATAATTGTCTGCGTGCCCGCCAAAACCACCGACCGGGTTACCGGGGGCTGGGGCGACAACTTTGATTTTACCAAAGTGGGCCGGTACGCCGATATGGTGGCCGTAATGGCTTATGACGAACACTCCGCAGGCAGTAAGGCCGGGCCAATAGCCTCCCGGGCCTACGTTGACCGGGTAATTAAATATGCCCTGACCAAACTGCCGCCGGAAAAAATTCTGCTGGGCGTCGCAGGCTACGGCTTTGATTGGAATTATGGCCTGGGTAACTCCCGCTACCTTTCCTACCAGATGGCCATGGCTACCGCCAGAAAGTATCAAAAAAGCATCCAGTGGGATAATGGCAGCCAGGCTCCCTATTTCAGCTACACCGACCAAAACGGCCACTGGCACAGCGTTTACTTTGAAAACTCCAGCAGCCTGGCCTGCAAACTGGACGCGGTGAATAGCTATAACCTGAGGGGCATCGCCCTGTGGCGCCTGGGCATGGAAGACCCCGACAGCTGGCGGGTGATAGCCAGTAAATTCGGCAAATAA
- a CDS encoding TetR/AcrR family transcriptional regulator, with the protein MRERIIAALTELSHTRGFYNVTMDELASQAGMSKRTVYRYFSGKEEIIEAVLDEFMASVAGGIESIVNEEKSIADMVARLAKHFTKTGGRLLNPLVLNDLQVHYPHFWQKIERFRAEKIEFLIKQAMAKQDLARDIHPQVFITAFIASVQAVINPRFILDHGLTLDGAVHQLVELFSYGLVGRNDTG; encoded by the coding sequence ATGAGAGAACGAATCATAGCTGCTTTGACCGAGCTGTCCCATACCCGGGGATTTTATAATGTGACCATGGATGAGCTGGCCAGCCAGGCGGGGATGAGCAAAAGGACGGTTTACCGTTACTTTTCCGGCAAGGAGGAAATAATTGAGGCCGTGCTGGATGAATTTATGGCCTCTGTGGCCGGTGGTATTGAAAGCATCGTTAACGAAGAAAAAAGCATTGCGGATATGGTTGCCAGGCTGGCCAAACATTTTACCAAAACCGGCGGGAGATTGCTTAACCCGCTGGTGTTGAATGATTTACAGGTGCATTACCCGCATTTTTGGCAAAAAATTGAGAGATTCAGGGCGGAAAAAATCGAATTTTTAATTAAACAGGCCATGGCTAAACAGGACCTGGCCCGGGATATTCACCCGCAGGTTTTTATAACTGCATTTATAGCCTCCGTCCAGGCGGTGATCAACCCCCGGTTCATCCTGGATCACGGGCTGACCCTGGACGGAGCTGTCCACCAGCTAGTGGAACTTTTTTCCTACGGCCTGGTGGGGAGAAATGATACCGGGTGA
- a CDS encoding alpha/beta hydrolase — translation MAGTLVMIHGMMGGAWCWDNYKRYFEDKGYRCVTPVLRYHNINPRGKPDPRLGSTGLLDYAADLEGEIKKMDEPPVLVGHSMGGLLAQILGGRGLARALVLLK, via the coding sequence ATGGCGGGAACACTGGTGATGATCCACGGTATGATGGGCGGTGCCTGGTGTTGGGATAACTATAAAAGGTATTTTGAGGATAAGGGGTACCGGTGCGTTACTCCTGTGCTTCGTTATCATAATATAAACCCGCGGGGTAAGCCTGATCCCCGTTTGGGAAGCACCGGTTTATTGGATTACGCTGCGGATCTGGAAGGGGAGATAAAAAAAATGGATGAACCACCGGTGCTGGTGGGACATTCCATGGGCGGGTTGCTGGCCCAAATTCTGGGCGGACGGGGCCTGGCCCGGGCGCTGGTGCTTCTTAAGTAA
- a CDS encoding FMN-binding glutamate synthase family protein, which produces MNLLAKLLRGVTGEMADDAARTMIRDKYTENLYEMIPAGKKVNPIYFAEIAMRAARGTPAPRPLGSHQHFSPWEMLLFSPVHLFRFPTPENVSINTSVTIGPRAAKPLNISIPIMIAGMSYGGALSKTAKIALARAASLAGTATNTGEAGLMEEEREAAKLLIGQYNRGGWLNTKDKYTRLDAIEIQLGQGAQGSTPQQTKAKNIGEEYREVFELEEDQNAVIHSRLPGVNSREDFIALVSELKADTGVPVGLKIAATHHLEKELQIALEAGCDFITVDGAEGGTHGGAPTLQDDLGLPTMYAVARAARFLEQKGAAGEVSLIATGGLVTPGQMLKALALGADAVYTGTAAVMALICDQITKATPFEPPTTLVVYNGKLTDKLDLDKSVQSLFNFLNACVREMELVAISAGRLALAELDRSDLVALDPFIARALDIELGYVAPDSQDMFYSKMGNLASFNTADMVATNSTANTGYGEINPQ; this is translated from the coding sequence TTGAACCTACTGGCTAAACTACTGCGCGGGGTCACCGGTGAAATGGCCGATGATGCCGCCAGAACTATGATCAGGGACAAGTACACGGAAAACCTGTATGAAATGATACCGGCAGGCAAAAAGGTAAACCCGATCTACTTTGCCGAGATTGCCATGCGTGCCGCCCGGGGCACCCCGGCACCCCGCCCCCTGGGCAGCCACCAGCATTTTTCCCCCTGGGAAATGCTGCTGTTTAGCCCGGTGCACCTTTTTCGCTTCCCCACCCCGGAAAATGTAAGCATTAACACCTCGGTGACCATCGGACCAAGGGCGGCCAAACCGCTCAATATCTCCATACCCATTATGATCGCCGGTATGTCCTATGGCGGAGCGCTGAGTAAAACCGCTAAAATCGCCCTGGCCAGGGCGGCCAGCCTGGCCGGCACCGCCACCAACACCGGCGAAGCGGGTTTAATGGAAGAGGAGCGGGAGGCGGCAAAGCTACTGATCGGCCAGTATAACCGGGGCGGGTGGCTCAATACCAAAGATAAGTACACCCGGCTGGACGCCATCGAAATCCAGCTGGGCCAGGGGGCCCAGGGCTCGACTCCCCAGCAAACCAAGGCTAAAAACATCGGCGAGGAATACCGGGAGGTTTTTGAGCTGGAAGAAGATCAGAACGCTGTAATCCACTCCAGACTACCGGGGGTTAACTCCAGGGAAGATTTCATAGCCTTGGTGAGCGAACTAAAGGCGGATACTGGAGTACCGGTGGGACTGAAAATAGCGGCCACCCACCATTTGGAAAAGGAACTACAAATTGCCCTGGAGGCGGGCTGTGATTTCATTACGGTGGATGGTGCCGAGGGAGGAACCCACGGCGGAGCACCCACATTACAGGACGATTTGGGCCTGCCCACCATGTACGCCGTTGCCAGGGCCGCGCGGTTTTTAGAACAGAAGGGGGCTGCGGGTGAAGTTAGTTTAATCGCCACCGGCGGGCTGGTCACCCCGGGGCAAATGCTAAAAGCCCTGGCCCTGGGGGCAGACGCGGTATACACCGGCACGGCAGCGGTAATGGCCCTGATCTGCGACCAGATCACCAAGGCAACCCCCTTTGAGCCGCCCACCACCCTGGTGGTCTATAACGGTAAGCTGACAGACAAACTGGATCTGGATAAATCAGTGCAGAGTTTGTTTAACTTTTTAAATGCCTGCGTGCGGGAAATGGAATTGGTGGCCATATCCGCAGGCCGGTTGGCGCTGGCTGAGCTGGACCGCAGCGATCTGGTCGCCCTGGACCCCTTTATCGCCCGGGCGCTGGACATAGAGCTTGGCTATGTGGCACCGGATAGCCAGGATATGTTCTACAGCAAAATGGGTAACCTGGCCTCCTTTAATACGGCTGACATGGTTGCTACAAACAGTACGGCTAACACCGGTTATGGCGAGATAAATCCGCAATAA